The Cloacibacterium sp. TD35 region TAGCTCAAAGTCTGGAGACTTTGCGTAGCGGAGGAAATTACAATATTGGAGCGGCGATTATTGAATTTTCATCATGAAGTGATCCAAAATTATAAATATTCCATGTAGGGTTAGTACTTCCTGCCCATTGGGAATTTTCTTTCCAATAATAATATCTTTTCGTTGCATTTGTTGTATTATTAAATGTTATACTTCCTTGCAATAATGCATATTGTGCAGGACCAATCAATCCTCCTGAGATACGATATGAAGGACCAATTATATCTGTACTATATCCAAATGTGCTAGAACTATCACAGAATGTAGAACGAATCCATAAACCAGCCCCACTTTGTAAGTCAACCCCATAATTGATAATCATTGTTACGGTTACGTTCCACTTACCAGGTGGTAAGTCTATGTAAGACCCAGTATACACATAATTTTGATTCAATGGGACAGCCGAAGTAGCAGTACTTATTGTTCCAGATATAAGATTTACTGCAGAATACCGCCACGTCGCCACTCCATTAGCATCAGAGGTAAGTACTTTACCAGCGTTTTGGTTTCCGTCTGTGTACTTTAATCCACCTGTTGTTGGTGCGTCTATGGTAAGCTGGTTGGCCGCTGTGGTGGTCACCGTAGTCGGCTTTATAAGAGTACCACCCAGCTGTATGTTGCTTCCTGTTTTAGTAAGGCCATTATCTGCCGTGGTAGCTACTGTACCACTGCCATTTGCTACCTTCTGCTATAGGGTACCATCAAAATAATAAAGCCCTGTAGCGGTAATATTTGCTCTGGGTCCTGCATTATCTCCTGCAGATACATCTGTAATATATACCTGTGCCCCTGTTTGTGCCGCAGTATATAAAGTACCCTTGGCGGTAAGCTGTGCTCTTGTAAGCCTAGGTACCTGCATGCCGTCTGTATCTGTAGCGCCCAGCTTGCCGGTAACGTCTAATGTAGTATTAGGCGTAGTGGTGTTTATCCCCACTCTCCCTGTTTGTGCATTTGTAGCCATAGATATTGCAATAAATGCAATAAGTGCCAGTTTTTTAAAATTATTTTTCATCTGTTTTTTTTTTAATAATTAGTAAATGATTTTGTTTATTTGTTTATGAGTGTAAAATACTTAGGAAGCAGTATTTTTATTATAGAATGGTAATTAGAGTAGGGTGGTGGTCTTATAAAAGCAGAGGCCGAACAAGCCCCTGCAAAGAACACGAACATATAAAACGCTACTAAATGCGCATCATATTTTATTTCTAATAACGCTAGGAAATAGTACAAATCTACTATTGTTTTTAGCCTATAGTCATTAGTACACCCTATTGCTGTTTGTACTTTACCATAAAGCAAAGCGGTGGTGTTATCAGGATTTTTGGGTGATATTTGGTTAGCTTTTGTTTGGTATATTTTTTTTGTTTCGGAAGATGCTTTTCTTGGATTTTTTATTTCCATCAGCTTCTTTTTTACATTTTTTTGCTTCTTTTTGGGAAGTTCTGCGGGTATTTTTTCGTATAGTTCAATAAAAATATCCCCTTTAATAATAGCCTCCTCTGCTATGAAGAGTACGCTTTTTTCAGTGCTTTTTTGCGAAGTTAACATAATGGAAATTATGTCAAATTCTCTTTTTAAATAATTGATTTAAAGCGACATATAAATCAAATAAAGTATTGTTTGTAGAATTTTAACTACAACAATGCTGTTGTTTTTTTACATTTTTTTTAATTTATCTCCACAGAAATAAATCTTCATTCAAATTGATTTATAAGAAATTTGTCAAAGAATATTTAATCTTCTTTATAAAGTGCTCCGTTTGTACTCTGAAGGTAAACGAATAGTCTAGTTTATCTGTAATAAAGTGACAAATACGCTTCTAAAATGAAAATAATGTGGATTTTCTGTACATCATTTATGAATGGTTTTTTTGCAAAAAAAGGGCTTATTATGATGTGTGTATTATCTAGTTATTTTTGTTTTCCTCAAAATCAAATTGGAGAAAGTACACCCAATACCCCTCAAAAAAATAAGGACGACATAATTTCCATTATGTTAAATAAAACAGGCTATTTTATCCTCAGATGTTTTTAAATAAAAAAAATCGCTGCATTACTGCAACGATTTTATAATTTTCAATTATCTACTTTCCTTTTTCAATTAATTCGAGTAGCTTCCGAGTTCTTTTTTGTCTGCATCGTAGAGTCTGTACTCCAGATATTTAAAAGAATCTCTTGGGATAATGGTTACCCATTTTTTGTACTTGATAAACCATTTCATTTGTTGGCTCATCAGTCCTTTTGTAAGATATGCTTCTACAAACGGATGCGTGTGTAGGTATAATTTGCCCTTGTTTTTGGTAAGAAATCCATTTAGGCGTTCTTCCATGCGTTCTACCACAAAAATAGGAGCCAAGATTTCGCCGTCTTTGTTCGGGTTTTCTTCTTTGGTGTCTATTTGTTTTTCTGGTCTTACACGTTGTCTGGTGATTTGTATCAAACCAAATTTACTAGGCGGTAGGATTTTGTGCTTTGCTTTGTCGCGTTTCATTTCTTCGCGCAAGTGTTCGTACAGGTCTTTTCTGTGGTCAGGATTTGGCATGTCTATAAAATCTACCACAATAATTCCGCCCATGTCTCGCAATCTGAGTTGTCTTGCAATTTCTGTAGCAGCCATTTTGTTCACGTTTAGGGCGTGTTCTTTATTGGCGGTGCCAGAAGAAATGTTGTTCCCCGAGTTCACGTCTATTACGTGTAGTGCTTCTGTGTGTTCTATCACGAGGTAAGCACCTTTAGAACTTGGGATGTTTACGTGTTTTCCAAAAGATTGTTTCAGCTGTTTTTCTACATTGTAATATTCCAGAAGTGGAATGTGAGAATCATAAAATTGTACAATGTTCTTGCGTTCTGGAGCAATGACTTCAAGGTAATTTTTCATATCGTTTACCATTTGTTCATCGTCACAAATGATAGAAACGAAATCTTGATTGAAATTGTCTCTCAAAATAGCCGAAGCTTTGTCTTCTTCACTAAGAACTTTCGCAGGAGTTTTATTTTTTTGGATATTTTTGAAGCAAACGTTCCATTTGTCAACCAGTTGGTTCATATCATTATGGAGTTCTGCAACTTTTTTTCCTTCTGCTACTGTTCTGATGATTACACCGAAACCTTCAGGCTTTATGCTTTCGATAAGCGTTTTGAGCCTAGCTTTTTCTTCGGTGCTTTTAACTTTTTTAGAGATAGAAACCTTATTATCAAAAGGGATAAGTACTAGAAATCTACCGGTTAATGAAATCTGGGTAGAAATTCTGGGACCTTTTGTAGAAATAGGTTCCTTGGTAATTTGCAATAAAACTTCGTCTTGAGCAGCCATCACTTTGTCTACAGTGCCATGCTTGTCTATTTCTGGCTGAATTTGGAAGTTTTTGAGCGAAGAAGTTTGTTGTCTTTTGGATACCGTATCGTGCAAAAACTTGCGATAGGTAAGATACTGCGGACCGAGATCCTGATAATGCAAAAAAGCATCTTTCTCGTAACCTATATTTACGAAAGCAGCATTGAGATTAGGAGCTAATTTTTTAATTTTTCCCACAAAGATATCACCTACTACAAAATCTGTATTCTGCTGTATCTCGTGGAGCTCGAATAATCTACCGTCTTCAATAAGGGCAATTTTAGAAGCATCATCTTCATAAGAGATTATTAATTCTTTCTTCATTTTCTAAAATTTCTTTTTAAAGTTTTTAATTAAAACAAAAATATAGTTAGTGCTCATTATAAAGATAAAAACACCAACTATATTATATTGTATCTAAACAGAAAAGATTATTTTTTCTTATGTCTGTTTGCTCTTCTTCTTTTCTTTCTTTTGTGGGTAGCCACCTTGTGTCTTTTTCTTTTCTTTCCGCTTGGCATAGTTAGAAATTTTTAAAAGTTAATATTTGAATTTTTTTTGAACCTAAATTATTTTACAGCAACCTTAGTTTTAACTTTTTCTACGAAAGTTTTAGAAGGTTTGAAAGCTGGGATGTTGTGAGCAGGAATGTTGATAGCTGTATTTTTAGAAATATTTCTACCTGTTTTTGCCGCTCTGGTTTTGATTACAAAAGAACCGAAACCTCTTAAATATACGTTATCTCCATTATACATAGAAGTTCTTATTTCTTGCATAAAAGCTTCGATAACTTTTTGTGTATCATTTTTTTCTATTCCTAATTTGCTTGAGATGGTGTTTACCAATTCTGCCTTTGTCATTTCCTTTTTTGTTTTTATTTTTGGTGTGCAAATATAAAAAATATTTTTTGAAAAAGAAGAACAAAAATACTGATTTTCTAAACATTGGTTTAAAACTCATGAAATGGTATGATTTGAATGCGAGAGATTTACCTTGGCGAAAAACCAAGAATCCTTATCATATTTGGGTCTGCGAAATCGTTTTACAGCAGACTAGAGTAGAGCAAGGCAAGAATCATTACCTGAATTTTGTAGAAAGATTTCCTACAGTAAAGTCTTTAGCCAAAGCAGAAATAGATGAAGTTTTACTTTATTGGAAAGGTTTAGGTTATTATTCCCGAGCGATTAATCTGCACAAAGCAGCTCAACAAGTGATGGAAGGTTTCGGCGGGGAGTTTCCTAATCGATTTGAGGAGATTTTAAAACTAAAAGGCGTGGGAAAATATACTGCAGCAGCGGTTTCCAGCATTTGTTTTGATGAAAAAGTTCCTGCTATTGATGGGAATTTTTACCGTGTACTGAGTAGAGTTTTTGCGGATGACTTTGATGTTTCCTCGCCAAAAGCGTATGCTTATTTCTATGAATTGGCTTTACTTATTATGCCTGATGAAAATCCGGGGAACTTTAACCAAGCGATTATGGATTTGGGTTCGGAAATCTGTAAGCCTAAAAATCCACAGTGTGAAACTTGTCCGATTCAAGAAAACTGTCTGGCTTATGAAACGGGAAAAGTGCTAGATTTCCCTGTGAAATCTAAAAAAGTAAAGGCTGTAGATTTAAAATTACACTATTATTATATAGAGTACGATGGGAAATTTCTCATCAAACAACGAGATGATTCCTTTATTTGGAAGAAATTATATGATTTTCCAGAAAGCATTTCTCGGGAATTGGAAGATTTTATAGTAGAGGAAAAAACAGTGTATCATAAACTTACACATAAAAATCTGGAAATCAGTATTTCTAAAGTGATTTTGAAGGATAAAATGAGTTTTGAAAAATATGCTCAGAAGCATCAATTGCAGATTACAGATTATGAAAATTCTCATCAGAAGTCATTTCCAAAACCTTTAGAAAATTATTTGAAGAAAACGTTTGAAAATTAAATCTTTAAACTTGATTTTCGAGAAAATTCTTCCACAAAAAATTCTTACTTTTGCACAATGTTTAAAAAATTAGCAGTCATTTTGTTAGCATTTTCTGCATTGGCTTGTAGTGAAGAAGCAAAACCAAAACCCAAGGGTGAATTGCGTCTGGAATATCCACAGCCTCATTATCAAGCATTTATTAATCCATGTGCTTATAGTTTTGAATATTCAGATTTTGCAGCGATTTCAGATGCTAAGGAAACGTGTTGGTATAATTTACGTTATCCCAAAATGAAAGCTAATGTTTTCATTACATATTTTCCGGTGAAAAATGATTTTGATGCGCATGTAAAAGAGGTAGAAAAAATGGTTTACGGACATACCATTAAAGCTTCTGCCATCGAAACCAAGTCTTTTTCTTATCCAGAGAAAAAAGTTTACGGAAATATGTATGAATTAAAGGGCGAAAGTGCTTCTAATATTCAGATTTTTATCACAGACAGCACCAGACATTTTGTAACAGCGAATTTATATTTCAATACAAGACCAAAACCAGATTCACTCGCACCAGCAGTAGATTATATTAAAAAAGACTTGCTGCACATGATTGAAACTTTCCAATGGAAGTAGTTTTAGTTGGAGAGAAAAAATAATATATAAAAACAATAAACAATATCTACATATGAAATTATTAGCAGTAGGAACTGTAGCATTTGATGCCATAGAAACGCCTTTTGGTAAAACTGATAAAATTTTAGGAGGAGCAGCTACTTATATAGGTTTAGCCGCTTCTGTAATGAAAACAGACGTGAGTTTGGTTTCGGTAATTGGGGGAGATTTTCCACAGCACTATTTAGATATGATGACTTCTAAAGGAATCAATATCGATGGAGTAGAAATGATTAATGATGGAAAAACATTTTTCTGGAGTGGTAAATACCATAACGACCTTAATTCTAGAGACACTTTAGCTACAGAACTGAATGTTCTAGAAAATTTCGACCCAAAAATTCCAGAATCTGCAAAAGATGCCGAAGTTTTACTTTTAGGAAATCTGCATCCTGCTGTGCAATTAGCGGTGTTAGATAGAATGGAAAAACGTCCACAATTGGTGATTTTAGATACCATGAATTTCTGGATGGATCTTACTTGGGATTTATTATTAGAAGTAATTGCTAAAGCAGACGTTATTACCATTAATGATGAAGAAGCACGTCAGCTTTCAGGAGAATATTCTCTGGTAAAAGCAGCACAAAAAATCCATGATATGGGCCCTGAGTTCGTAATTATCAAAAAAGGAGAACACGGAGCCTTATTATTTAATGATGGTAAAATCTTCGCAATACCAGCATTGCCATTAGAAGAAGTTTTTGATCCAACTGGAGCTGGAGATACTTTCGCAGGTGGTTTTGCAGCGTATTTGACTAAAAAACAAGAATTTACTTTCGAAGAAATGAAATCTGCATTAATTGTAGGTTCTGCAATGGCAAGTTTCACGGTAGAAAAATTCGGAACGCAGCGTTTAGAAGAGGTTTCAGAAGCCGAAATGATTGGCAGAATAAAACAATTTAAAGAACTCACCACTTTTGAAGTGAAACTTTAAGAAATAATTAACTCCCTTTTAAATTTTATTTGAAAGGGATTTTTTTTAGCTTTGAGGCTGTAAATTTTTGGAAAGATGAATGTTATGATTTCCAAATGCAAATGAAAATTGAAGAAAACATGAAAAAAACTTTAGGTTTAGTACTTTTTTTAGCTTTTGTAAGCTATCAATCACAGTATCTTATTGTAGGAAAAGACAGTATTTCTGTAGATAAATTCAAAACAGAAAATAAATATGGTTTAGAAAATTCTGGTATAGAAAATACCGTGAAAACATATGTAGATTTTAAGTTGCTCCAGAATTTTGCTTTAGAAAAAAAAGCAGATACTTTAGGTTATTTCAAGAAAACAATGACCGAAAAAGAACAACAACTTAGAGAAGAGAGTTTTTATCCTAAAGAAATCATGCAGTCTTCGCTTCAGCAGTATTTTTCGTCAAATCTTGTTGAAAAGAAAATTCAAGTTTTCTATGTAGAAAAAACAGATGCTGATAAAACCGATTACAACCAAATTTATAATGACGTAAAATCTGGTAAAATTACCTTAGAAAAAGCGATTATAGATTACACTAAACAGAAACCAGAACCATTTTTTGTAAAGTCTGGGAATATAGATGTAGAACTAAATAAGCAACTAGAAGTCTTACAGTCTGGTCAGTTTACACAATTGGTGAATAGCGCTACAGTTGCTGCTTTTGCGAAATTGGTAGACAGAAGACCTTCATTAGGTTATATTGTTTTTGGAATGATTTCTTATCCTAAAAATGAGGAATCAGAAAAAATGAAATCTCAAATTTTCGAAGCTCTGAAATCAGGGAAAAAATTCGAAGAAGTAGCAGAATTATATGGTTCTACCGAAACTGAAAAGAAAAATGCAGGCGTAGTAATGGGTTCCCCAGTTTTGCCAGATTTAGTATACGAAGCTTTTAAAAATAAAAAACAAGGAGAATATACAGAACCCATTCTAATCGGCGAAAAATATTTTGTTTTCAATCTTTATTCGGTGATTCCTTATCAGAGTTCAGAAAAATACAATCCCATGTTCATTAGAGACATGATGGACTCGCCTTTTGCAGATGTAGCGTATAATAAACTGATAGAATCTTTGGTTCAGTCTGCTGATTATAAGGAATTTCCAGATTTCAAAAAAATTAAAAAATCATATACAGATTATTTGACGTTTAAGAATGATAAAGCGGTTTTATATCAATTCAATAAAGATACTTTCACTTTTGGTGATTTGAAAACACTTTTGTCAGAAAATTTTAAAAATGCAGATAAATTAACGAAAGAACAATGGTCTGCTTTCCTAGATTCTAAAAGAGGAAATGATGTTTTTGCCGTTTATTCTATAGACTTTGTGAAGAAGCCAGAAATTAAACAGGAGCTTATAAAAGCACAGCAAAATTTGCTTGCAGATTTTCTTTTCAGTGAATGGATTGAAAAGGAAATCACCAACAAGCCAGAATTATTGGATGATTACTTCAAAAAAAATCAACAAAAATATATTTGGGAAAAAAGAGCAGATGCAAGGGTGGCAATTTTAACTGATTTAAGTTTAGAAAAAGACATCACCAAAGAAATTAAAGATGCTAAAAACTGGGATACTCTCAATAAAAAATATTACGGAAAACTGAATGATAAACAGCAATTGGTAGTGCATTTTGAAAAAGGAGAAATGTCTGAAAATGCAGAAGTTTTCCAAGTGAATAAGGTTCCTTTCGAAAAAGGTATTCAAAAAGTGAAACTTGGAGAT contains the following coding sequences:
- a CDS encoding ribonuclease E/G → MKKELIISYEDDASKIALIEDGRLFELHEIQQNTDFVVGDIFVGKIKKLAPNLNAAFVNIGYEKDAFLHYQDLGPQYLTYRKFLHDTVSKRQQTSSLKNFQIQPEIDKHGTVDKVMAAQDEVLLQITKEPISTKGPRISTQISLTGRFLVLIPFDNKVSISKKVKSTEEKARLKTLIESIKPEGFGVIIRTVAEGKKVAELHNDMNQLVDKWNVCFKNIQKNKTPAKVLSEEDKASAILRDNFNQDFVSIICDDEQMVNDMKNYLEVIAPERKNIVQFYDSHIPLLEYYNVEKQLKQSFGKHVNIPSSKGAYLVIEHTEALHVIDVNSGNNISSGTANKEHALNVNKMAATEIARQLRLRDMGGIIVVDFIDMPNPDHRKDLYEHLREEMKRDKAKHKILPPSKFGLIQITRQRVRPEKQIDTKEENPNKDGEILAPIFVVERMEERLNGFLTKNKGKLYLHTHPFVEAYLTKGLMSQQMKWFIKYKKWVTIIPRDSFKYLEYRLYDADKKELGSYSN
- a CDS encoding HU family DNA-binding protein gives rise to the protein MTKAELVNTISSKLGIEKNDTQKVIEAFMQEIRTSMYNGDNVYLRGFGSFVIKTRAAKTGRNISKNTAINIPAHNIPAFKPSKTFVEKVKTKVAVK
- the mutY gene encoding A/G-specific adenine glycosylase — translated: MKKKNKNTDFLNIGLKLMKWYDLNARDLPWRKTKNPYHIWVCEIVLQQTRVEQGKNHYLNFVERFPTVKSLAKAEIDEVLLYWKGLGYYSRAINLHKAAQQVMEGFGGEFPNRFEEILKLKGVGKYTAAAVSSICFDEKVPAIDGNFYRVLSRVFADDFDVSSPKAYAYFYELALLIMPDENPGNFNQAIMDLGSEICKPKNPQCETCPIQENCLAYETGKVLDFPVKSKKVKAVDLKLHYYYIEYDGKFLIKQRDDSFIWKKLYDFPESISRELEDFIVEEKTVYHKLTHKNLEISISKVILKDKMSFEKYAQKHQLQITDYENSHQKSFPKPLENYLKKTFEN
- the gldD gene encoding gliding motility lipoprotein GldD translates to MFKKLAVILLAFSALACSEEAKPKPKGELRLEYPQPHYQAFINPCAYSFEYSDFAAISDAKETCWYNLRYPKMKANVFITYFPVKNDFDAHVKEVEKMVYGHTIKASAIETKSFSYPEKKVYGNMYELKGESASNIQIFITDSTRHFVTANLYFNTRPKPDSLAPAVDYIKKDLLHMIETFQWK
- a CDS encoding PfkB family carbohydrate kinase — its product is MKLLAVGTVAFDAIETPFGKTDKILGGAATYIGLAASVMKTDVSLVSVIGGDFPQHYLDMMTSKGINIDGVEMINDGKTFFWSGKYHNDLNSRDTLATELNVLENFDPKIPESAKDAEVLLLGNLHPAVQLAVLDRMEKRPQLVILDTMNFWMDLTWDLLLEVIAKADVITINDEEARQLSGEYSLVKAAQKIHDMGPEFVIIKKGEHGALLFNDGKIFAIPALPLEEVFDPTGAGDTFAGGFAAYLTKKQEFTFEEMKSALIVGSAMASFTVEKFGTQRLEEVSEAEMIGRIKQFKELTTFEVKL